GTGCACTCGGGCTTCAGGTGGCGCAGCAGGGCCTCGGGCCGGGCCTCCACCGGTTCCTGCACCCGCAGCACCGGCTCGAAGTGGCAGGCGAAGCAGGTGAGCGTGTGGGGAAGCGCGATGCGCGTTCCGGACGCGATGCGAAGGTGCTTGCCGCAGCGCGGGCACACGCCCAGGAACCAGAGCACGCGGTAGCGCCCCGTCCAGAACAGGTGGGCCATGAACCCGCCGGCGCAAACGCACACCGCCGGCCAGGGATAGTGCGGCGGAACCCACACCGCGTACGGGATGATGCCCCAGAAGAACGCCAGGGAGAGCAGCGCCTTGAGCGCGCGCCCGGGGAGCGGCTGCGGCACCAGCCCCACCCGCGCCGGGGCAGGAGGATGGGCGGGCAGCGTCACCTGAACGTTGGGAGCCTCGATCGGCACGCTCATCGTCACCTCGCGTCTTCGGCCTTTCCCAAGATAAGCAATCCGGGCCCGCGCTCCAGTCCTCCGTGCCTGAATGAAAAAGGAGGAGCCGCGCCCGGCTCCTCCCGTATCCAACGATCATGCCACCGGGCGGCTCACCACCTCACCGCCAGCAGGCAGGCTTCCGCACCGCGCTTGCGGCAGCTGGCCTCGTCGGCGTGGGCGACGAAGACGGCCGGCGAGTCGCCGGGCTTGAAGCGCTGGGCCAGCTCCTCGACCACGTTGCGGTCCAGTTCGCACGGGTACGGGTTGCGCACCTCCACGGTGCACGAGCGGTCGCCGGTGCGGGTGTAGCGAAAGCCCCCCACGTCGCTCCCCTCGTGACGCGTATGGTAGTCGGCGTCCAGGGTGGAAAGTGCCTCGTGGATGGAGTCCAGCGCCGGCGGAAAGGTGGCCTCCTGCACCAGCCTCCGCCCCACGCGGGCCAGGGTGTTGGGCCCCACCTTCTCGTAGACGGTACGCTGCGCGTCCAGGTACGCCTGCCACGGGTACCAGGCCGAGGGCTGCGGATCGGGGATGCCGTTCTCCGCGAGGATCTGCAGCCCGCGCGGGCCGTAGAAGCCCAGGGCCGACACGAACGCCTGGACGGACGCGCCCAGCACGCGATCGCCCGGGGAGCTTGCCTTGAAGACCTGCATGCTTCGCTGTCTGATGGTCGTGCGGAGCCGGATGCACCGCGCAAACAAATGGTAAACGGCGCCCCGGGACAGGTTCCCCCGGAGCGCCATCCACGGCTCAGCCGACGACCAGGTTCACCAGCCGGTCGGGAACGAAAACGGTCTTGCGGACCTGCTTGTCCTCGATCCACCGGCGCACGTGGGCGTCGGCCAGGGCGGCGGCGCGCGCCTCGGCCTCGGCGATGCCGCGGGCCATGGGCATGCGCGCGCGCACCTTGCCGTTCACCTGCACGACGAACTCCACCGTGTCGGCGACGGCCTTGGACGCGTCGAACTCCGGCCACGACGCGGCGCCGAAGATGGAGCCCTCGCCGCCCATCCGCTCCCACAGCTCCTCGGCCATGTGCGGCGCGAACGGCGCCACCAGCCGAACCAGCGGCTCCACGGCCGCGCGTTCCGGGGTGCGGCCGCCCGCGCGGACCACGTTCAGGTACTCCATCATCGCCGCGACGGCGGTGTTGTACGAGAGCACCTCCAGGTCTTCCGTCACCTTGCGGATGGTGGCGTGAAGCTTCTGCTCCACGTCGCGGTCAAGCTCGCGGTCCTCCGCCGTCAGCGCCGAGTCCCACAGGCGCGTGAGGAAGTTGTACGGGCCGGTGATGCCGCTGTCGCGGAAGTCGCCGCCTTCCTGGTACGGCCCCAGGAACATCAGGTACGTGCGGAAGGTGTCCGCTCCCCACTCGGCGATGTAGTCGTCGGGCACCACCACGTTGCCACGCGACTTCGACATTTTGGAGCCGTCCTTGACGATCAGCCCGTGCGCGCGGAAGCGGGTGAACGGCTCCTCGAAGTCCACGTGCCCCATGTCACGCAGGGCCATGGTGACGAAGCGCGCGTACAGCAGGTGCAGCACCGCGTGCTCGTTGCCGCCAATGTAGCTGTCCACCGGCAGCCACGTGCGCGTGATGGCGGGATCGAACGGCACCTGCTCGTTGCCAGCGCTGGGATAGCGCAGGAAGTACCAGGCGCTGTCCAGAAAGGTGTCGCTGACGTCCGTCTCCCGGCGCGCCTTGCCCCCGCACGTGGGGCACTCCGTCAGGTACCACTCCTCGTGCCGCGCCAGGGGAGAGATGCCGGAGGCGTCGGGCTTGAAGTCTTCCACGAAGGGAAGCACAACGGGCAGCTGGTCCTCGGGCACCGGGACGATGCCGCACTCGTCGCAGTACAGGATGGGGATGGGCGGACCCCAGTACCGCTGCCGGCTGATCGTCCAGTCGTGCAGGCGGTAGTTGATCCGCTTCTCCCCCACGCCCATCGATGCCAGCCACTCCGTGACGGCGGACTTGGCTTCGGAGACGTCCGTGCCGTCGAAGTGGCCGCTGTTCACCAGCCGCCCGGGCCCGGTGTACGCCTCGGCCAGCGGCGTCTCCGCATCATCCCCCTCACCCGCCACCACGCGCACGATCGGCAGGCCGAACTCCGTGGCGAACTCGAAGTCGCGCTCGTCGTGCCCGGGCACGGCCATGATGGCGCCGGTCCCGTACTCCATCAGCACGTAGTCGGCGATCCAGACGGGGATCTCCTGCTTCGTGGCCGGGTTCACGGCGTAGCCGCCCGTCCACACGCCCGTCTTGGTCTTGTCGGTCTTCTTGCGCGTCACCAGGTCCTGGGCAGACGCCTGGCGCCGGTACGCATCCACCGCGTCCTGCTGTTCGGGCGTGGTGACGCGCTCCACCAGCGGGTGCTCGGGAGCCAGCACCATGTACGTGGCGCCGAACACCGTGTCGGGCCGGGTGGTGAACACGCGGATCACCGGGCGCTCGGATTCGATCTGCGCGGCTTCGTGCCGGTCGTCGGCCACCTTGCGGCGCGCGATGGGAAACGCCAGCTCGGCGCCCTCGCTGCGGCCGATCCAGTTCTCCTGGGCCTTGCGCGTGGTGTCGGACCAGTCCAGCGTCTTCAGGTTGTCGAGCAGCTTGGCCGCGTAGTTCGTGATCTTGAAGAACCACTGCGAAAGGAAGCGCATCTCCACCGCGGTGCCGCAGCGCTCGCACTCGCCGCCGATTACCTGCTCGTTGGCCAGCACGGTGTTGCACGACGGGCACCAGTTGACGGGCGCGGCCTTCTTCTCGGCCAGCCCGGCCTTGTACAGCTGCAGGAAGATCCACTGTGTCCACCGGTAGTAATCGGGCGTGGTGGTGTCGACCGTGTGGTTCCAGTCGTACATCAGCCCCACGCGCCGCAGCTGGCGCGTGAACCGCTCGACATTGCGCGGGATCAGCTCCGTGGGGTGAATCCCCTGCTTCAGCGCAAAGTTCTCGCTGTGGATGCCGAACGCGTCGAAGCCGATGGGCTCGAACACCTGGTATCCCTGCAGGCGCTTGAAGCGGCCGTAGATGTCGGCGCCCGCAAACGCGTAGATGTTGCCCACGTGAAGCCCCTCGGCCGAGGGGTACGGGAACATCATCAGGTTGTTGAAGGGCTTTTCGGCGGACCGCAGCGCCTCGTCCGTCCACGCGTTGGTGCCCCGCTCGTCCCAGCGCGCCTGCCACTTCCGCTCTACCTCGGCGGGATTGTAGCTGTCGGTGTGGTTTCCGTTGCTCATGTTCCGTTCAGACCCCGCGCCCCGATGGATTGCGCCTGCCGATGGTGCCGACCGCAGTTCGAGCCGCCGGCGTCGGTGCGTCGGCGGCTCGCTCCCCTAAACTGCCATTCAGGCGTGTAATCTACAAGCCCTGTCCAGCGCCCTTCGGGCACACGAGGAACGCGATCAAGGATCGATGCTCGAAGGGCATCCCTGCCGATGCCGCAATCAGGATCGCGGTACCGGCACGGGAGCATTGTGGCGCGTGGACCTGACGATTATCAATGAATGCACTCTCGCCTGGACCCCACCTCGGAAAGGAACCATGTCCGCCGCGCGCTTTCTCGGCGCAGCCCTGACGCTCGCAGTCCTGGCCGGCTGCAGAGATACCACGGGGCCGCGGGATGCTTCCTCGTTCACCGCGCCCATCGTGGGCGTGCCGATGGACGACGTGTTCTACGGCGCGTACCGGGACCACGATCCAGGCACCGGGGTTCGGGACCACGCGTGCGGCCTGAAGTCGTATAACGGCCACGGGGGTGTCGACATCCTGCTGCGCAACTTCCAGGTGCAGGACAAGGGCGTACCGGTGATCGCGGCGGCGGATGGCACGGTGACGTGGGTGAGTGATGGGCTTCCCGACCGGAACATCACGTGGGAGGGCACCAGCGGGTTCGGGAACGCCGTCGAAATCACCCACCCCGGCGGATTGAGCACCATCTATGGCCACCTCCGCCGCGGCTCGGTCGCGGTGAGCAACGGTCAGAGCGTGCAACGGGGCGCGGTCCTGGGGATGGTGGGCAGCTCCGGCAGGTCCAACTGGCCGCACCTGCACTTCGAGGTGCGCGAAGGTGGAGCTTCGCTCGATCCCTTCGCCGGCGACTGCTCGCAGACGCAAAGCCTGTGGGCGGACCAGCTTCCCTATCAGAACGCGTTCGAGGTGACGGATGCAGGGATTACGGACCAGCCGGCGACCTTCGCCGTGTTGATCGAGCGGCCGCCCACGCTCAGCACCTTCCCGTTGAACGCCGCCGGTTTCCGGTTCTGGCTCCAGGTTGCGAACCAGCCGGTGGCCCAGACGCGGTTCGAGCTGCGCGCACCCGGGGGGGCGCTCAGGGATGCGGGACTGGTGCAGGTCGGCGCCTCGTTCAGCATGCGATACCTGGTGCTGGAGGTGCCGGTGAATGGGCAGTTGACCGAGCCTGGCGCATGGCAGATCCGGACCTACCAGGGCAACCAGCTCATCCATACCCAGCCCTTCACCCTGCTGCCCGCGGGCGCCGCCGAGGGCGCCGCCACCCCGTCTGTGCGCGGCACCTTCCCCTCCGCCGTGCGCGTGTTCGACCAGGCGCCGGGAGCGGACGCGCACCCGTAGCGCTCACTTCCGGGAACATCCCGGACGAGCGGAAGCTTGGACGCGCACCCCGACGCGCCAATCGAAACGCGAGCCGCCGACGTCCTTAGCGTCGGCGGCTCGCGTCGTACACTGCCATGGATCAACGGTTCTACACCCCGTCCAGTCCCCGCCTTCCACGCGCTCAGCCTCGGTCCGTAAGGGCCGCGATGAGCAAGATGGACAGAAGCGCTCCCACTCCTCCCATGAAAGCAATCTGGGGATCGAGTCCGAACGACAGGCAGCCGAGCGTCACGGCTGAGGACAGGAACAGGCCCAGCCCGTACAGCTGACGCTGCGTAATGTCCTTTTGCGGATCGAAAAGCCCGCCGCCGGTCTCAAAAAAGCGCCGCAGATCATGCATGGGTGTTCCCTCGTAGGTGTGATTTTCACGTCGTGTGTCGGGATCCGCGCCCCGGACCCGCGACAATTTCCCTGCCCTTCTCCGCTCCTCCTGAACAATCCTGCCGCACATGCTGCCCGCCATGTGTCGGCTACTAATTCTCCTTGCCACGCTTGGCCCGAAGGCTTACCGTATGCGTAGTAAGTGGACAAAACAGACAGTTCTGCCCGTTCTCCACACTCTGGGCGATCTGCCCAAAGGTGGACAAGTGAGCCAGAATGTACACCGTGCACATGAGCGTCGCAAGATGATCAACCGACGAGAGCTACCGATCGAAGCTGTGCGCGAGCTGGCCCGCGATCGCTCGGAGCGCTCTTCCATTCGGCAGGTGGCCGATCAGATGGCTTTAGGGCACAGCACACTCGCCAATTTCCTGAAAGGCGCCAACCCTCACCCGCGCATTCGCCGGGCGCTGGCGGACTGGTACTTCCGGGAGATTGGGAGTGGTGGCGACGAGTACCCCGACGTGGCCTATGCCTCGGCGGTGCAGGTCCTGGTGGCGGGGCTGCCGGAGCGCGGACGGGCGGAGGCGGCCGAGGACGTGGTTGCCCTGCTGGAGCGGCTGCACGAAAAAAGCGGGCTCCAGAAGCCCGGATGGCTGGAGCGGCTGCGTGCGGGAGAGGCGCGGGAGGGAGAGGCGGAAGGATGAGCGGCTACCCGCCCCGCCGCCAGCGCCCCACCACATCGCGGGCGGCTTCGGGCCGGTGGGGAACTCGAACTCGAAGCCGCCCTCCAGCAGCCCCCGGGGATCAGCCGCTGGTGAGCGTGGTGCTAAGATCGCGTGCCATGCTCGAGTGTTCCCAGTGCAACCAGCCACTCTGCTTTCGCAATCCGCAAGCGGACAGGGGTACAACGACCAAACGGTCGCCCTGGTGGTACATGCACGCAGGCCCACATCCCGTTGATGCGGCAAGAGGTGGAGCGGCATGAGGGATTGACGAGGGCGTCGAACTCACATTTGGGCGTCGCCAATACGGTGTTCACGACGCACCGGATAGACAGTACGCTTGAAGCCTTATACCTGTACCAGAGCGATAGCCAACGACTGCGACGGCGCGGTCACGACCTGTATGTACGCCATGTAAGGGGCCCCAACCGGAATGCTCAGCGCGCGTTCGACAATACCGACCGGCCTGCGATTCTAGCCAAGTTCCCGTGTCAGTTCGACTTCAACAAGATGGATAACTAGCATGTTAGCCAAAAGCCTCCTGGGCATGTTGGTGTTCCTCGTGACGCCGATCACGCTTCCCGCGCAGCAAGAACCGAATGCACACGCGAGTTGCCGCGGGGTGCTCACCTCTACGGTCGCCAGCGGCCACGAGCATCACGATCTGCCCCGTTGCGGAGCCGAAGTAGCTTCCGAGCTAGGCCGGATGCTACGTAGTTTGGGGACGGAGCGAGATCTGGAGAAGCTGAGGCTGTTGCATCGGGTCTCATTCTTTGTCCGCGACGCTGCGGTCTTCAGCCAAGCCGTGGCGCTGGCAAATACCGTCACTGCTGATCCACATGTGCGCGTCCTTGGCCTCTACGTAGCGCTTACACAGATTGACCGCGGCACGGACTTTACCAGTTCCGGCGTTAGCAAGCCGTTCCGGGAGCCCCTGAGCGAGAACTGCGAAGAGGCGGCGTTCGGCGCCCCGGACGACACCTTCTGGCACGACGGAGGCTTGCCGAGCGATGCTGTGGAGACGCTGCGATCGACCGCGGTTGGACTTGGGTCGACGACTCAGCCATTGATGGTTCGGCGCTTCGCCAGTTGCGTTCTGCTGGTGCTTCCTGAAGGTCCGGAACCGGATTGATCGGCAGGGTTCGGCCGAACGGGATTTATCGCACATTCAGCCGCGACCCTCCGCTCACAAAGGTGGCGGAGGGTCGTAGCGCACCCGACCACCCGAGGGATCTGCAGAGATCCCTGCGACTACCCGCGCCAGCGGGTTACAAGATCGCGGGCAGCTTCGGGCCAGTGGGGGAACTGGAACTCGAAGCCGGCCTCCAGCAGCCGCCCGGGGACCACGCGGCGGCTCTTGAGCACCAGCTCGGTCTCGGTGCGCATCAGCCAGGTGCCGATCTCCAGCATCCACTCCGCCGCCGGCAGCCCGATGCGCGTGCCCCACGCCTCGCGCAGGGCGCGCATGAAGTCGGCGTAGGGGAGCGGATTGCGCGACGAGACGTTGACGGCGCCTTCCACCTCGCCGCGCTCCATCAGCCAGTACAGGGCGCGGACGAAGTCGGCCTCGTGCACCCACGAGACGTACTGGCGCCCGCTTCCCGCGGGCCCGCCCAGCCCGCGCCTCACCAGCCCCAGCAGCACGTCGAAGATGCCGCCCCGGTCGGGGCTCATCACCATGGCCGAGCGCAGCGCCACCTTCCGCGTCCGCGGCGTGTCGGCCTCCATCAGGGCGGCTTCCCACGCCTGCGCCACTTCGATGCTGAACTTCCAGGTGTCGGGCGCGTCCTCCCCCGCCCCGAGGATGCCCGTGGCCTCGTCGTTGGGCGCGTCGAAACGGTGCGCGTAGATGGTGGCGGTACTGGCCTGCAGCCATACCCGCGGCGGCGCGGCACACCGTACGATCGCCTGGCCCACCGCTCGCGTGGAATCCACCCGCGACTCCAGGATGGCGCGCCGGTTCGCCTGGTTGTAGCGGCAGTTGACGCTTCGGCCAGCCAGGTTGATCACGGCGTCGGCACCTTCCAGCTCCGCGGCCCAGCCGCCGACGGTGCGCGCGTCCCAGCGCACGGTCCGCCACGGCGCGGACGACGGATCGCGAGACAGCACCACCACCTCGTGCCCATCCGCCACGAAGGCGCGCGCGAGGAGGGTTCCCACCTGCCCCGACCCGCCCGGCAGCACGATCTTCATCCGCCGTCGCTCCTGGCCGGATGTCATCGGGGGATCGCCGGTGGCGGGGCCGACGGGTTGAAGTGCTGGTAAACGAGGGCGCCAATCCGCGCGATCAGCAGGTTGGCGGGATTGTCGGTCGCGTAGGAGGTATCACGGTTCTCGCGCGTCATCACGCAGATCGCGACCGGCGCGTCCGGACCGTACAGAATACCACAGTCGTTTCTCGCCTGGTCCACGTCACCACTCTTGTGCGCCGCCCTGGCGCCCTCAGGAAGCCAGCGAGTGAGCTTGTTCCAGTCCTCGTTCTCACGCAGCATCGCGAGCGCCAGCGAGTCCATCCGCGGCGACACGGCGGTCCCGGCGTGCAGCCGCGCGAAGAGTTCCACCGTCTCGTCCGGCGTGGTGACGCCCAGCCCGTACTTCACCGAGCTGTCCATCGCCACGCTCGTGGCACGGTTGAAGGTCTTGGAGTGGATCTTGGTGTGGGGCAGCCCCAAGGCCTCCATCTTCGTCCACACGGTGCGTATGTTCAGCTTTTCGAGCAGCAGGTTGGTAGCGGTGTTGTCCGAGATGATGATCATCAGCCGGGCCGCGTCTTCCACCGTCAGCTGCAGCCCGGGACGGAAGTGCTGCAGGACGCCGCTGCCTCCCACGCGGTCGCGCGCCAGCATCGACAGCGGCTCGTCCAGCCGCATGGTTCCCTTCTCCACCTCGTCCAGCAGCGCCACCAGGACGGCCACCTTGATCAGCGAGGCGCTGGAGAACGTCTCTCCGCCACGGATGGAGAGGGATTCTCCAGTCGCCAGGTTCCGCACGCTGACGCCCACGATTCCCTGGTAGCCCGCGGAGGCGTTTTCGATGGTGCGCCGGAGCGCGGCCGTGTCTGTGGAGGCGCGCGCGGAGCGGGCCTGTGCGGCGGCGGGCGCGCAGGCGGGGAGCAGGGCCAGCGCCAGGAGCAGGGCGAGTCGGATCAGCGGCATGGGCGTGTGTGGGTGGGGGCGGAAAGAGGATGCGGGGGCAAGATGGCGCGCGGTCCATCCGCTGTCCACCGCGGCCTGCGGAGTGAACCGAAGATGGATCCGCAAGGGATTGTGGATCAACAGCTTAGGGACCCGTCCAGACCGAAGGTGTTGCGCTCGGTGGACCACGGGCGTAAGATGGCGCCCGTCTCAAACACTCGCTCTGCGATTCGCTTCGGTGCCGCCGCGGCCGTCCCTGGCAGGGGATGCCCCCCGGTGATCCGGTTCCTGGCACCGATCTGTCGAACCTGAACTCCCGCAACACGATGGCCTGGTCACCCCGGAACGCGCTCTGCGCGCTCGTGCTCGTATTTCTGTCCGCGCCGGTGTTCGTCGCCGCACAGGAAGGCCCCCGCTCCGTCCGTTCGGCGGGGCCCCGCTTCAGCATCGAGGCTCGGCGCGATTCCGTGGTGAGCATGGCCCGTCAGCAGCTCGGGCGTCAGTACGTGTTTGGTGGCACCACGCCGCGCGGGTTCGACTGCAGCGGCTTTACCCAGTACCTGATGCGCGCCTTCGGCGTGGAAACGCCGCGGACGGCGGCGCAGCAGGCCCGCGCCGGCCAGGAGGTGCCGCGCGACCGCTCTATGCTTCGCCCGGGCGACATCCTGACCTTCGGGCGGGGCGGCCGCGTGACGCACGTGGGCGTGTACGTGGGCGACGGGCGGTACGTGCATGCCAGCAGCGGCCAGGGGCGCATCGTGGAGAGCAGCCTCGACCGGCCGCAGTCCAGCCTGGTGCGCGCGTGGATGGGCGTTCGGCGCTACATCCGCGGCGACAGCGCCGAAACGCGGGCCGTGGCGCAGGCCGCTCCCGCGCCCCAGCCCAGCACCCGCCCCGTCGCACCGAAGCGCCGCGGCTGATCGGCAGCAGTTTGGGGAAACATCGAAGCCGGCCCGAGTGGGCCGGCTTCTTCGTTTGTGCGCATCACCAGAATCCGCCGTCCCCGCCGTCCCCGAAGCCCCCACCCAACCTTGTCATCCAGAGGCCCGAACTCACTGCACTCACGCGCACACCGCCCTGTGCCGGGCCGACGGATCTAGCCTGAACCACGTAACAGCCTGGGCGCGGCAGCGACACGGAGCCCCGGGGCCTCGGAACCTCGTGTGAAAGTGAGCCGAGCCGTGGGAATCCCACACCGAAGGCCAGCCTCCCGCCCCGCAAGGGTGGTGAGCCCTCACCTCGGATCGGCACCGGCCCTGCAAGGGTGATGGGCTCCCACCTCAAATCGGCCCTCGGCTCCCACGGGCGAATGAATTCGCTGCAACGACCACACGAAGTCCGCCTTCGCGGACTGGCTTGTTTGGGTGCACTCGTCGGCAGTGGGGCGCGACCTTGCTGTGGATCTGGCCGCGCTCCTTGACCGCTTACCGTTGACGGCGGGGTTCTTCCGCGGGCAGACCGATGCCCGGGCGTAGCACTTCGCCGGTGACGGGATCGATGCGGGCGCCCGTGTCCGGAAAGTCCAGTACCGAGAGGGAGTCGGCCAGGGCGGAGGCGCGGCCGGTGTCGTCAGCCTGCACCTGGCCTGGTGGCAACTGGCGCGTGGACCTCAGTTGCGCAGAGAGCACACGGCCCTCGTCGTCGAGCACCGCGCAGGCGATGGCGCCGCGGTTCAGCGGCTCCACGAGCGAGAACGGGCCGTACGTCAGGAGATTGCCCAGCGAGTAGAACACCAGCGCGTTTCCCCGCCACTCCACGGCGCGCATAACGTGCGGCCCGTGCCCGATCACCAGGTCCGCGCCGGCATCGGTGGCGGCACGTGCGAACGCGACGACGTTGCCGCGATCTTCCCCGTAGAAGATCTCGCGCCGGTCCGGCGTGCGCTGGTGCCCGCGGCCCTCCGCACCCATGTGCATGGTCACCACCAGCCGGGGCCAGCGCTCCGCGGCCCGGGCGACGTGGCGGCGCACCGAGCCGAGGTTCCGCGGGTCCGGGCCCGCCCACTGCGCGAAGCCCAGGAACGCCACGGTGTCGCCCTCCGCCGTGGCGACCACGGTGGCCAGCGTATCGGCCCCGGTGACGAGTGCGCCGGCGCTCTCCAGGTGGCGGATGGTGTTGCGTCGGCCTACGTCGCCATCATCCCGCGCGTGGTTGTTGGCCACGTTCGCGACGACCTCGGCGCTGTCCGCCACCTGCCGCAGCGCGCGCGCCGAGGCCTCAGGCGAGCGGAAGGCGTAGCACGCCGTGGAGCGCGGCGCGCACTTCCGCCGGTTGATCGGCCCGTCCCCGATCGCGCCCTCCACGTTCCACAGCACGATGTCGGCGTCCGCGACCAGAGGGCGAAGCGGCTCTACCAGCGAATCGGGTGCAGGCAGCGCGGGCACCCGCCGGCCCAGGCGCGCCCGCGTGTGCACCCACGCGGTGTCGAGGTTGGTTCCCAGTGTGATGTCTCCGCCCGCGCAAATGCGCACGCCCGCCGTGTCTGCTTGCAAGGGAGCGGGCGGCTGGCCGGAGCGGGCCGGTTGGGCGTCGGCGAGCGTCGCGCTCAGTACGGCTGCCAGAAGGGCGAGGGCCGTTTTTGTGAGTGCCATCACGACAATTTTGGGGGCGGGCTGTGCACGGGCGAATGAATTCGCTGCAACAAACACACGAAGTCCACCTGCGTGGACTACCGGCTCTGGGGTGGTTCAGGTTTCAGGTGCGCGCCTTCGATTCGGTGCTACGCGGCGCTGGGGCCGGCTCGGTTTTGCTCCGCCGTCAGAAGCTCCAAAGACGAATGCGTGTTTCCGGCGGCGTGGTGCTCGGGCTGGTGCAGCACGTAGTTGCGCACCTTCTCGACGTGGTAGGGCGACACGGTGAACGCGCCGTATCCGCCCTGCCACTTGAACGCGACTCGCAGCCTCTGCCCCACCAGGTGCGAAGACGAGCCTTTCACCTGCTTCACCAGTTCCGCGACCGCAACGGTGGTCGGAAAGCGCACCAGCAGGTGCACATGGTCCTGCACGCCCCCGAACGCCTCGACGTTGGCGCCCAGCTTCGCCCACTCGGCGCGAATGCAGTGGTCGATCGCCTCCATCAGCCACGGCGTGATCAGCGGAGCACGGTTCCACGTGGCCCACGTGACGTGCAGGTACAACTGGGTGAAAGGCTCCCGCATATCCCACTCGCACGAAGAGGTGGAGTCGCGCCACACACCGGCAGACACACGAAAACTTGCAGTCCACGAAGGTGGACATCGTGTGGTTGTTGCAGCGAATTCATTCGCCCGTGCGGACTTGGGCCCACTCCAAAGCGGGCTTGGCTCACTTCGAAGCCGGGCCAGGGCTCACTCCGGCTGTCCACGCGCCCGCTGCCTACCGTGCCGCCACAAGCCGCCGCACAATGGCATCCCCCGCGGCCTGCGTACCCAGGGTGCCGCCAAGATCGGTGGTGGCCTCGCCGGCCAGGATGCAGGCGCGCACCGCGTCTTCCAGCTTCGCGGCTTCGGCGGGGCGGCCCAGGTGCTCCATCATCAGCCCGGCGGTGAGGGTGGCGGCGAAGGGGTTGGCCAGGTCCTTTCCCGCAATGTCCGGCGCCGACCCGTGCACCGGCTCGAACAGGCCGATCCGCCCCGGGTGGATGTTCCCCGACGGCGACAGCCCCAGCCCGCCCGCCAGCTGCGCCCCCAGGTCCGATAGGATGTCGCCGAACAGGTTGCCGGTG
The genomic region above belongs to Longimicrobium sp. and contains:
- the tnpA gene encoding IS200/IS605 family transposase; the encoded protein is MREPFTQLYLHVTWATWNRAPLITPWLMEAIDHCIRAEWAKLGANVEAFGGVQDHVHLLVRFPTTVAVAELVKQVKGSSSHLVGQRLRVAFKWQGGYGAFTVSPYHVEKVRNYVLHQPEHHAAGNTHSSLELLTAEQNRAGPSAA
- the leuS gene encoding leucine--tRNA ligase → MSNGNHTDSYNPAEVERKWQARWDERGTNAWTDEALRSAEKPFNNLMMFPYPSAEGLHVGNIYAFAGADIYGRFKRLQGYQVFEPIGFDAFGIHSENFALKQGIHPTELIPRNVERFTRQLRRVGLMYDWNHTVDTTTPDYYRWTQWIFLQLYKAGLAEKKAAPVNWCPSCNTVLANEQVIGGECERCGTAVEMRFLSQWFFKITNYAAKLLDNLKTLDWSDTTRKAQENWIGRSEGAELAFPIARRKVADDRHEAAQIESERPVIRVFTTRPDTVFGATYMVLAPEHPLVERVTTPEQQDAVDAYRRQASAQDLVTRKKTDKTKTGVWTGGYAVNPATKQEIPVWIADYVLMEYGTGAIMAVPGHDERDFEFATEFGLPIVRVVAGEGDDAETPLAEAYTGPGRLVNSGHFDGTDVSEAKSAVTEWLASMGVGEKRINYRLHDWTISRQRYWGPPIPILYCDECGIVPVPEDQLPVVLPFVEDFKPDASGISPLARHEEWYLTECPTCGGKARRETDVSDTFLDSAWYFLRYPSAGNEQVPFDPAITRTWLPVDSYIGGNEHAVLHLLYARFVTMALRDMGHVDFEEPFTRFRAHGLIVKDGSKMSKSRGNVVVPDDYIAEWGADTFRTYLMFLGPYQEGGDFRDSGITGPYNFLTRLWDSALTAEDRELDRDVEQKLHATIRKVTEDLEVLSYNTAVAAMMEYLNVVRAGGRTPERAAVEPLVRLVAPFAPHMAEELWERMGGEGSIFGAASWPEFDASKAVADTVEFVVQVNGKVRARMPMARGIAEAEARAAALADAHVRRWIEDKQVRKTVFVPDRLVNLVVG
- a CDS encoding M23 family metallopeptidase, translated to MSAARFLGAALTLAVLAGCRDTTGPRDASSFTAPIVGVPMDDVFYGAYRDHDPGTGVRDHACGLKSYNGHGGVDILLRNFQVQDKGVPVIAAADGTVTWVSDGLPDRNITWEGTSGFGNAVEITHPGGLSTIYGHLRRGSVAVSNGQSVQRGAVLGMVGSSGRSNWPHLHFEVREGGASLDPFAGDCSQTQSLWADQLPYQNAFEVTDAGITDQPATFAVLIERPPTLSTFPLNAAGFRFWLQVANQPVAQTRFELRAPGGALRDAGLVQVGASFSMRYLVLEVPVNGQLTEPGAWQIRTYQGNQLIHTQPFTLLPAGAAEGAATPSVRGTFPSAVRVFDQAPGADAHP
- a CDS encoding serine hydrolase — protein: MPLIRLALLLALALLPACAPAAAQARSARASTDTAALRRTIENASAGYQGIVGVSVRNLATGESLSIRGGETFSSASLIKVAVLVALLDEVEKGTMRLDEPLSMLARDRVGGSGVLQHFRPGLQLTVEDAARLMIIISDNTATNLLLEKLNIRTVWTKMEALGLPHTKIHSKTFNRATSVAMDSSVKYGLGVTTPDETVELFARLHAGTAVSPRMDSLALAMLRENEDWNKLTRWLPEGARAAHKSGDVDQARNDCGILYGPDAPVAICVMTRENRDTSYATDNPANLLIARIGALVYQHFNPSAPPPAIPR
- a CDS encoding CapA family protein, translating into MQADTAGVRICAGGDITLGTNLDTAWVHTRARLGRRVPALPAPDSLVEPLRPLVADADIVLWNVEGAIGDGPINRRKCAPRSTACYAFRSPEASARALRQVADSAEVVANVANNHARDDGDVGRRNTIRHLESAGALVTGADTLATVVATAEGDTVAFLGFAQWAGPDPRNLGSVRRHVARAAERWPRLVVTMHMGAEGRGHQRTPDRREIFYGEDRGNVVAFARAATDAGADLVIGHGPHVMRAVEWRGNALVFYSLGNLLTYGPFSLVEPLNRGAIACAVLDDEGRVLSAQLRSTRQLPPGQVQADDTGRASALADSLSVLDFPDTGARIDPVTGEVLRPGIGLPAEEPRRQR
- a CDS encoding C40 family peptidase; amino-acid sequence: MAWSPRNALCALVLVFLSAPVFVAAQEGPRSVRSAGPRFSIEARRDSVVSMARQQLGRQYVFGGTTPRGFDCSGFTQYLMRAFGVETPRTAAQQARAGQEVPRDRSMLRPGDILTFGRGGRVTHVGVYVGDGRYVHASSGQGRIVESSLDRPQSSLVRAWMGVRRYIRGDSAETRAVAQAAPAPQPSTRPVAPKRRG
- a CDS encoding TIGR01777 family oxidoreductase; protein product: MKIVLPGGSGQVGTLLARAFVADGHEVVVLSRDPSSAPWRTVRWDARTVGGWAAELEGADAVINLAGRSVNCRYNQANRRAILESRVDSTRAVGQAIVRCAAPPRVWLQASTATIYAHRFDAPNDEATGILGAGEDAPDTWKFSIEVAQAWEAALMEADTPRTRKVALRSAMVMSPDRGGIFDVLLGLVRRGLGGPAGSGRQYVSWVHEADFVRALYWLMERGEVEGAVNVSSRNPLPYADFMRALREAWGTRIGLPAAEWMLEIGTWLMRTETELVLKSRRVVPGRLLEAGFEFQFPHWPEAARDLVTRWRG